In the genome of Cutibacterium equinum, one region contains:
- a CDS encoding methylated-DNA--[protein]-cysteine S-methyltransferase: protein MTIAASRRLNSPIGMLTLTATPQGLAQVVFDEEPTPWTDHESSDHHICGQILDDAARQISEYLSGSRTAFSLPLDMSTATPFRRDVLNGLLTIPYAHTITYCDLATLIGRLQAWRAVGNTCANNPLPIVIPCHRVVRSDGELGGYRGGRATKRFLVDMEKGHGDVTSGLPPV from the coding sequence ATGACGATCGCAGCAAGCCGTCGCCTCAACAGCCCCATCGGGATGCTGACGCTCACCGCGACCCCGCAAGGGCTGGCCCAGGTTGTGTTCGATGAAGAACCGACACCATGGACCGACCACGAATCGTCCGACCACCACATCTGCGGCCAGATCCTCGACGACGCGGCCCGCCAGATCAGCGAGTACCTGTCTGGCTCGCGCACAGCTTTCAGCCTCCCCCTCGACATGTCGACAGCGACTCCCTTCCGCCGCGACGTCCTCAATGGGCTACTCACGATTCCCTACGCACACACCATCACCTACTGCGACCTGGCTACCCTCATCGGGCGTCTGCAGGCATGGCGAGCCGTCGGTAACACGTGTGCCAACAATCCGTTGCCGATCGTCATCCCGTGCCACCGCGTCGTGCGGAGTGACGGCGAGCTTGGTGGATACCGTGGGGGCCGCGCCACGAAGCGTTTCCTGGTGGACATGGAAAAGGGTCATGGCGACGTCACCTCCGGTCTGCCGCCAGTGTGA
- the dprA gene encoding DNA-processing protein DprA, which yields MTWDEERVARAALTAVVEPGNSVTARRLADMTAEDVWHHLLRDADERWHERARSTDVDQVIASSQKAMMRFLIPGDEEWPAGLDDLSWVEKSAMGGAPIGLWVRGPARVSQAFEPSVAIVGCRAATSYGQDVAVEMAHHLAREHCDGTGRHAIVSGGAFGIDVAAHRGALAANGTTISVLACGLDVLYPKGNAAVLERIAETGALVSEMSPGRHPTRPGFLARNRLIAALAAGTVIVEAGWRSGAINTVSWANELGRAVMAVPGPVTSSRSTGTNKLIRDGEAILVRDADDVGGIVAELAPEPERPEGRSLPTDVLDATELAVHEALPAHGSCGLDELSASAGVPVAQCSAALTVLEQLGMAACCLDGTWSVTLAADRR from the coding sequence ATGACATGGGACGAGGAACGGGTGGCACGGGCTGCCCTGACAGCTGTTGTCGAGCCTGGCAACAGCGTCACGGCACGGCGGCTGGCGGACATGACAGCCGAGGACGTGTGGCATCACCTGCTGAGGGATGCCGATGAGAGATGGCATGAACGTGCCAGAAGTACCGATGTCGACCAGGTCATAGCTTCCTCCCAGAAGGCCATGATGAGGTTCCTCATTCCCGGGGACGAGGAATGGCCCGCTGGACTCGATGACCTCTCGTGGGTGGAGAAGTCGGCCATGGGCGGGGCCCCCATCGGTTTGTGGGTTCGTGGCCCGGCACGAGTCAGCCAGGCTTTCGAGCCGTCGGTCGCCATCGTCGGCTGCCGAGCTGCGACGAGCTATGGTCAGGATGTTGCGGTGGAGATGGCCCATCATCTTGCTCGGGAACACTGTGACGGAACCGGACGTCACGCCATCGTCTCTGGTGGCGCATTCGGGATTGACGTGGCTGCGCATCGAGGCGCCTTGGCTGCCAATGGGACGACGATCAGTGTCCTGGCGTGCGGGCTTGACGTCTTGTACCCCAAGGGCAATGCCGCGGTGCTGGAGAGAATTGCCGAAACGGGTGCCTTGGTCTCGGAAATGTCACCGGGACGACATCCCACACGTCCGGGGTTCTTGGCCAGGAATCGTCTCATTGCGGCCCTGGCGGCAGGGACCGTCATCGTCGAGGCCGGGTGGCGATCAGGAGCGATCAACACCGTGTCGTGGGCGAATGAACTGGGCCGGGCGGTCATGGCTGTTCCCGGGCCCGTGACCTCGAGCAGGTCGACTGGTACGAACAAGCTCATCCGTGACGGCGAGGCGATCTTGGTGCGCGACGCCGACGATGTCGGCGGGATTGTCGCTGAACTTGCCCCCGAACCTGAAAGACCGGAGGGTCGCAGTCTTCCCACGGATGTCTTGGATGCCACGGAGTTGGCCGTACACGAGGCGCTCCCGGCTCATGGATCGTGTGGGCTGGACGAGTTGTCCGCGTCGGCGGGAGTGCCGGTGGCGCAGTGCTCCGCTGCCTTGACCGTTCTTGAGCAACTCGGCATGGCGGCCTGCTGCCTCGATGGCACGTGGTCAGTCACACTGGCGGCAGACCGGAGGTGA
- a CDS encoding YifB family Mg chelatase-like AAA ATPase, with product MTGASAWSVALVGMEGSMVEVEAAISSGLPRMVLVGLPDAALHEARDRCRAAVGATGMSWPSNVLTINLTPAGLPKAGTHFDLAIAAATLAADGKIPQTLLGSTVFMGELGLDGRVRPVRGVLPALLAAREAGFERAVVPARQRSEASLVEGLTIWPVNHLRDVVDVLHGRPVLPNDESVAETAEDDPGSGDLAEVIGQQEARRALEVAAAGRHHIVLRGAPGCGKSMLARRLPGILPRLDHRDALEVTALHSLAGREGGGLMTRPPLAQPHHSVSMAAMVGGGARIAQPGAISLAHRGVLFLDEAPEFAPKVLDSLRGPLETGQIVIGRSQATTTFPARFQLVMALNPCPCGMADDPSGRCTCTPQQVRRYSGRLSGPILDRVDVTVRMRPLTSAHLLDASTLPAGESSAVVGDRVAEARLRAAHRWKGTPWGCNAEVPGKTLRQMLPGNDATRIIEDALTTGRLTARGVDKVLRIAWTVADLEGKDEVDKACVAEAMGMRRGRLR from the coding sequence GTGACCGGGGCAAGCGCATGGTCGGTTGCCCTCGTGGGGATGGAAGGCTCCATGGTCGAGGTCGAGGCGGCCATCTCGTCGGGACTACCTCGTATGGTTCTCGTCGGCCTGCCAGATGCGGCGCTCCACGAGGCGCGGGATCGATGTCGAGCTGCTGTCGGTGCCACCGGCATGTCCTGGCCGAGCAATGTCCTGACGATCAACCTCACCCCTGCGGGCCTGCCGAAAGCTGGAACCCATTTCGATCTTGCCATTGCTGCTGCGACCCTGGCCGCGGACGGGAAGATCCCGCAGACCCTGCTCGGGTCGACGGTTTTCATGGGCGAACTGGGTCTTGACGGGCGAGTGCGTCCAGTGCGCGGGGTCCTTCCGGCGTTGTTGGCTGCCCGCGAGGCAGGGTTCGAGCGTGCCGTGGTGCCAGCACGCCAACGAAGTGAGGCGAGTCTGGTTGAGGGCCTGACGATTTGGCCGGTCAACCACCTCCGCGATGTCGTCGACGTCTTGCACGGTCGGCCCGTGTTGCCAAATGACGAATCGGTGGCCGAGACGGCCGAGGATGACCCCGGATCAGGAGATCTGGCCGAGGTCATCGGCCAACAGGAAGCACGTCGCGCCCTCGAAGTGGCTGCCGCCGGGCGTCACCACATCGTGTTACGAGGGGCGCCAGGGTGCGGCAAGTCGATGCTGGCCAGACGGTTGCCCGGAATCCTTCCTCGCCTGGACCACCGTGATGCCCTCGAAGTGACTGCTCTGCATTCGTTGGCGGGTCGAGAGGGTGGAGGTCTCATGACCAGGCCGCCGTTGGCCCAACCACACCATTCCGTGTCGATGGCAGCCATGGTGGGTGGGGGAGCACGGATTGCCCAGCCAGGTGCCATCTCCCTGGCTCATCGGGGCGTCCTCTTCCTCGATGAAGCCCCGGAATTCGCTCCCAAGGTCCTCGATTCCCTGCGTGGCCCTTTGGAAACCGGACAGATCGTGATCGGTCGTTCTCAGGCCACGACGACGTTTCCGGCGCGATTTCAGCTTGTCATGGCACTCAATCCGTGCCCGTGCGGAATGGCTGACGATCCGTCGGGTCGGTGCACCTGCACCCCTCAGCAGGTCCGACGGTATTCAGGGCGGCTGTCGGGGCCGATCCTCGACCGGGTCGATGTCACCGTGCGTATGCGCCCGTTGACCTCGGCCCATCTGCTCGACGCCTCGACCTTGCCGGCGGGGGAGTCCAGCGCCGTCGTGGGCGACCGGGTGGCAGAGGCCCGGCTGAGGGCTGCGCATCGCTGGAAGGGGACACCGTGGGGATGCAATGCCGAGGTGCCGGGTAAGACGCTTCGCCAGATGCTGCCGGGCAATGACGCCACCCGCATCATCGAAGACGCCTTGACGACCGGTCGGCTGACAGCGCGGGGCGTGGACAAGGTGCTGCGAATCGCATGGACCGTGGCTGATCTGGAGGGCAAGGACGAGGTGGACAAGGCATGTGTGGCCGAGGCGATGGGGATGAGACGAGGACGACTGCGATGA
- a CDS encoding YraN family protein yields the protein MMTPKPLSAELTTPRGAALRGRRGARPAFGAWGEDVAAQYVESLGWTVLARNWACEVGEIDLIAQDGRTIIFVEVKTRSGTGFGNPLESITTTKIRKLHELALAWLVDQHEVVGSVRIDAIGVMMRPGEQPTITHVRGIR from the coding sequence ATGATGACACCCAAGCCGTTGTCGGCAGAACTGACGACCCCTCGTGGAGCAGCCTTGCGTGGGCGTCGTGGGGCAAGACCTGCGTTCGGTGCGTGGGGTGAGGATGTTGCAGCCCAGTACGTGGAATCCCTCGGGTGGACGGTCCTTGCCCGAAATTGGGCGTGCGAAGTGGGGGAAATCGATCTCATCGCACAGGACGGTCGGACGATCATCTTCGTCGAGGTCAAGACGCGATCAGGCACCGGGTTCGGCAATCCGCTGGAATCCATCACGACGACCAAGATTCGCAAGCTCCACGAGCTCGCATTGGCCTGGTTGGTCGACCAGCATGAGGTGGTCGGCTCGGTACGCATTGACGCCATCGGGGTCATGATGCGCCCGGGCGAACAACCGACGATCACACATGTGCGGGGCATCCGGTGA
- a CDS encoding DUF2469 domain-containing protein, which produces MSAEDLEEYENRMELELYREYKDVVGIFTYAVETERRFYLCNVVDLKVRTEGGDVYYEVSMADAWVWDMYRPSRFIKSAKILTFRDVSIEEIVHPDFDEVPAT; this is translated from the coding sequence ATGAGTGCCGAAGATCTGGAAGAGTACGAGAACCGCATGGAGCTTGAGCTCTATCGCGAGTACAAGGACGTCGTCGGCATCTTCACATATGCCGTGGAGACCGAGAGACGGTTCTACCTGTGCAACGTCGTTGACCTCAAGGTGCGTACTGAGGGCGGTGACGTCTACTACGAGGTGTCCATGGCGGATGCCTGGGTGTGGGACATGTACCGGCCGTCCCGGTTCATCAAGAGCGCGAAGATCCTCACCTTCCGCGATGTGTCGATCGAGGAGATCGTGCATCCGGACTTCGATGAGGTTCCGGCCACGTAA
- a CDS encoding ribonuclease HII — MGHERALTRAGLGPVAGCDEAGRGACAGPLVAAAVILDDRRSARIDGLADSKTLSAAARERLFDVIMAKALAVSWVRVEAAECDRLGMHEADIAGLRRAVARLDVEPGYVLSDGFPVDGLTVPDLGMWKGDAVCACVAAASIVAKVVRDRIMIAMDEEIPGYDFAVHKGYATALHQRHLEELGPSSQHRMSYNNVQRAARLHSS, encoded by the coding sequence ATGGGCCATGAAAGGGCCCTGACGAGAGCAGGTCTGGGCCCAGTCGCCGGATGTGACGAGGCTGGCCGGGGAGCCTGCGCCGGACCATTGGTGGCCGCTGCTGTGATCCTCGATGATCGCAGGTCAGCACGCATCGACGGGCTCGCTGACTCCAAGACCCTGTCAGCCGCCGCACGAGAGCGCCTGTTCGACGTCATCATGGCCAAAGCCCTGGCCGTGTCATGGGTCCGCGTGGAGGCCGCTGAGTGCGACCGGTTGGGCATGCACGAAGCCGACATCGCCGGGCTGCGACGCGCTGTCGCACGGCTGGATGTCGAACCGGGGTACGTGTTGTCGGACGGGTTTCCCGTGGACGGACTGACCGTTCCGGACCTGGGAATGTGGAAGGGCGACGCGGTGTGCGCCTGCGTGGCAGCGGCATCGATCGTGGCGAAGGTCGTCAGGGACCGCATCATGATTGCCATGGACGAAGAGATCCCCGGCTACGACTTCGCAGTGCACAAGGGGTACGCGACGGCCTTGCACCAGCGGCATCTGGAGGAGTTGGGGCCATCATCTCAGCATCGGATGAGCTACAACAACGTGCAACGAGCGGCTAGGCTGCATTCATCATGA
- the lepB gene encoding signal peptidase I yields the protein MADDYEARRSADGDKDAADATTASQQPSGWQRFRSAMTEIVLVIVGALVISAVLRAFVGQMFIIPSKSMQNTLQVGDRVVAVKAADFHRGDVVVFKDTEHWLPAAQDRRSAPGKALEFVGLLPNTSSNYLIKRVIGMPGDTVACCNTKGQMTVNGKALDERSYLYSENGQMVEPSAMKFRVTVPKDRMFVMGDHRNASGDSRYHIQDLDPDEYTGAPGFIPLDNVVGPAKAILMPFNRIHGLGMPDTFKDIPDRSASAPDKARICVGDECSPR from the coding sequence GTGGCGGATGACTATGAGGCGCGAAGGAGTGCCGACGGCGACAAGGACGCCGCAGATGCCACGACTGCGTCACAACAGCCCAGCGGGTGGCAGCGGTTCCGATCTGCGATGACTGAGATCGTTCTCGTCATCGTCGGGGCCCTGGTCATCTCGGCTGTTCTGCGGGCTTTCGTCGGCCAGATGTTCATCATTCCCTCCAAGTCCATGCAGAACACCTTGCAGGTCGGTGATCGCGTGGTGGCCGTCAAGGCGGCCGACTTCCATCGCGGTGATGTCGTCGTGTTCAAGGACACCGAGCACTGGCTTCCTGCTGCCCAGGATCGTCGCTCTGCTCCGGGTAAGGCGCTGGAATTCGTGGGTCTGTTGCCCAACACGAGTTCCAACTACCTCATCAAACGTGTCATAGGAATGCCGGGAGACACCGTTGCCTGCTGCAATACCAAGGGTCAGATGACGGTGAACGGGAAGGCCCTGGACGAGCGCTCCTACCTGTACTCGGAGAATGGTCAGATGGTTGAGCCGTCGGCGATGAAGTTCCGGGTCACCGTTCCCAAGGATCGGATGTTCGTCATGGGGGATCACCGCAACGCATCGGGTGATTCGCGCTATCACATCCAGGACCTTGATCCTGACGAGTACACGGGTGCGCCCGGGTTCATTCCCCTCGACAACGTCGTCGGGCCGGCAAAAGCCATCCTCATGCCTTTCAACCGCATTCACGGGCTGGGGATGCCCGACACGTTCAAGGACATTCCTGATCGATCGGCCTCAGCCCCTGATAAGGCGCGCATCTGCGTCGGCGACGAGTGCTCGCCCCGGTGA
- the rplS gene encoding 50S ribosomal protein L19, with translation MSNIIDEIDKASMRDDIPEFRPGDSVKVHVKVVEGNRTRVQVFAGTVISRTGGGVQESFTVRKLSFGTGVERTFPLHSPIIEKIEVDRHGAVRRAKLYYLRGLRGKAAKIKEKGAAR, from the coding sequence ATGAGCAACATCATCGACGAGATCGACAAGGCTTCGATGCGCGACGACATTCCCGAGTTCCGTCCCGGTGACTCGGTGAAGGTTCACGTCAAGGTCGTCGAGGGCAACCGCACCCGTGTGCAGGTCTTCGCTGGAACCGTCATCTCGCGTACCGGTGGTGGCGTCCAGGAGTCCTTCACCGTCCGCAAGCTGAGCTTCGGAACCGGTGTGGAGCGTACCTTCCCGCTGCATTCCCCGATCATCGAGAAGATCGAGGTTGATCGCCACGGTGCCGTTCGTCGTGCCAAGCTGTACTACCTGCGTGGTCTGCGCGGCAAGGCTGCCAAGATCAAGGAGAAGGGCGCGGCTCGCTGA
- a CDS encoding succinate dehydrogenase/fumarate reductase iron-sulfur subunit, translating into MKINLRIWRQRNTQDQGRLVEYTLDGVSGDMSFLEMLDLLNENLTAQGEDPVAFDSDCREGICGQCGVVINGVPHGGMGVAQPVRTTTCQLHMRSFADGSTITIEPWKSGAFPILRDLIVDRTALDRVIQAGGYISVNTGAAPDAHAVQVNKKRSDRSFDAATCIGCGACVAACPNGSSMLFTSAKITHLAMLPQGQPERMRRVKAMAAQNDAEGFGGCTNIGECASVCPKGIPLESISQLNRDLIASLFKHDGKED; encoded by the coding sequence GTGAAGATCAACCTGCGAATCTGGCGCCAGCGCAACACCCAGGATCAGGGCCGTCTCGTCGAGTACACCCTGGACGGTGTCTCCGGCGACATGTCCTTCCTGGAGATGCTGGACCTTCTCAACGAGAACCTCACCGCTCAGGGGGAGGACCCGGTGGCGTTCGACTCAGACTGCCGCGAGGGTATCTGCGGTCAGTGTGGCGTCGTCATCAACGGTGTGCCGCACGGTGGCATGGGCGTCGCCCAGCCGGTGCGTACCACCACCTGCCAGTTGCACATGCGCTCCTTCGCTGATGGCTCGACCATCACGATTGAGCCCTGGAAGTCGGGCGCCTTCCCGATCCTGCGCGACCTCATCGTGGACCGCACGGCCCTCGACCGTGTCATCCAGGCTGGTGGCTACATCTCGGTGAACACCGGTGCCGCCCCTGACGCTCACGCTGTCCAGGTCAACAAGAAGCGTTCGGACCGCTCCTTCGACGCCGCTACCTGCATCGGCTGTGGCGCGTGTGTGGCTGCCTGCCCGAACGGCTCCTCGATGCTGTTCACCTCGGCGAAGATCACCCACCTGGCCATGCTTCCGCAGGGTCAGCCGGAGCGGATGCGTCGTGTCAAGGCCATGGCTGCCCAGAACGACGCTGAGGGATTCGGTGGCTGCACCAACATTGGTGAGTGCGCCTCGGTGTGCCCGAAGGGTATCCCGCTGGAGTCCATCAGCCAGCTCAACCGTGACCTCATCGCCTCGCTGTTCAAGCATGACGGCAAGGAGGACTGA
- a CDS encoding fumarate reductase/succinate dehydrogenase flavoprotein subunit translates to MTATVSSNNNAALADQYWTTGDEIHDTKANHDLPIDKIWTDRQFTSRLVNPANRRKMTVIIVGTGLAGGAAAATLGEAGYRVENFCYQDSPRRAHSIAAQGGINAAKNYKNDGDSVYRLFYDTVKGGDYRSRETNVYRLAAVSANIIDQCVAQGVPFAREYGGLLDNRSFGGVQVQRTFYARGQTGQQLLIGAYQALERQVHAGTVHMHTRHEMVELIVADGRARGIVTRDMVTGKIEEWFGDAVVLATGGYGNVFFLSTNAMGCNVTASWRAHRKGAYFGNPCYTQIHPTCIPVHGENQSKLTLMSESLRNDGRIWVPKRAEDCEKDPRDIPEEDRDYYLERIYPSFGNLVPRDIASRQAKYRCDEGRGVGPKVREIDSDGTEHMRARGVYLDFSEAIQRMGKDAVEKKYGNLFDMYQRITDENPYEVPMRIYPAVHYTMGGLWVDYDLQSTIPGLFVCGEANFSDHGANRLGASALMQGLADGYWVLPNTITDYLADAPKFGPVDEKHPAAVEARQGVESRINKLLTINGTRTVDSIHKELGHIMWEYCGMERNEAGLIKAIGLIRNLRNEFWTNVKVTGVNEELNQTLERAGRLADFLELGELMCIDALHRRESCGGHFRAESQTEEGEALRHDDQFQYVAAWEWTGEGHKPTLHKEPLVYKSIQVKQRSYK, encoded by the coding sequence ATGACTGCAACTGTTTCGTCGAACAACAACGCCGCTCTGGCCGACCAGTACTGGACGACCGGCGACGAGATTCATGACACCAAGGCCAACCACGACCTTCCGATCGACAAGATCTGGACTGATCGTCAGTTCACCTCTCGCCTGGTCAACCCGGCCAACCGCCGCAAGATGACCGTCATCATCGTGGGCACCGGTCTGGCTGGTGGCGCCGCTGCTGCCACCCTTGGTGAGGCTGGTTACCGCGTCGAGAACTTCTGCTACCAGGACTCTCCGCGCCGTGCCCACTCCATCGCCGCCCAGGGTGGTATCAACGCCGCGAAGAACTACAAGAACGACGGTGACTCGGTCTACCGCCTGTTCTACGACACCGTGAAGGGCGGCGACTACCGCTCTCGCGAGACGAACGTCTACCGTCTGGCCGCGGTGAGCGCCAACATCATCGACCAGTGCGTCGCCCAGGGTGTTCCGTTCGCCCGTGAGTACGGCGGCCTGCTCGACAACCGCTCCTTCGGCGGCGTCCAGGTGCAGCGCACCTTCTATGCTCGTGGACAGACGGGTCAGCAGCTGCTCATCGGTGCCTACCAGGCCCTTGAGCGTCAGGTCCACGCCGGAACCGTCCACATGCATACCCGTCACGAGATGGTCGAGCTCATCGTGGCCGATGGTCGTGCTCGCGGCATCGTGACCCGTGACATGGTGACCGGCAAGATCGAGGAGTGGTTCGGCGACGCCGTCGTCCTGGCCACCGGCGGTTACGGCAACGTCTTCTTCCTGTCGACCAACGCCATGGGCTGCAACGTCACTGCTTCGTGGCGCGCCCACCGCAAGGGCGCCTACTTCGGTAACCCGTGCTACACGCAGATCCACCCGACCTGCATCCCGGTTCACGGCGAGAACCAGTCGAAGCTGACCTTGATGTCGGAGTCGCTGCGTAACGACGGTCGCATCTGGGTGCCCAAGCGTGCCGAGGATTGCGAGAAGGACCCCCGTGACATCCCCGAGGAAGATCGCGACTACTACTTGGAGCGTATCTACCCGTCCTTCGGCAACCTGGTTCCTCGTGACATCGCCTCCCGTCAGGCCAAGTACCGCTGTGACGAGGGTCGCGGCGTGGGCCCGAAGGTCCGCGAGATCGACTCGGACGGCACCGAGCACATGCGCGCCCGTGGTGTGTACCTCGACTTCTCCGAGGCCATCCAGCGCATGGGCAAGGACGCCGTCGAGAAGAAGTACGGCAACCTGTTCGACATGTACCAGCGGATCACCGACGAGAACCCGTACGAGGTTCCGATGCGTATTTACCCCGCTGTGCACTACACCATGGGTGGCCTGTGGGTCGATTACGACCTGCAGTCGACCATCCCGGGTCTGTTCGTCTGCGGCGAGGCCAACTTCTCCGACCACGGGGCCAACCGACTCGGTGCCTCGGCCCTGATGCAGGGCCTTGCGGATGGTTACTGGGTGCTGCCCAACACCATCACCGACTACCTGGCTGACGCCCCGAAGTTCGGCCCGGTGGACGAGAAGCACCCGGCCGCCGTCGAGGCCCGTCAGGGTGTCGAGAGCCGCATCAACAAGCTCCTGACGATCAACGGAACTCGTACCGTCGACTCGATCCACAAGGAGCTCGGCCACATCATGTGGGAGTACTGCGGCATGGAGCGCAACGAGGCCGGCCTCATCAAGGCCATTGGTCTCATCCGTAACCTGCGCAACGAGTTCTGGACCAACGTCAAGGTGACCGGCGTCAACGAGGAACTCAACCAGACTCTCGAGCGTGCCGGACGTCTCGCCGACTTCCTGGAGCTCGGTGAGCTGATGTGCATCGATGCCCTGCATCGTCGCGAGTCCTGTGGCGGTCACTTCCGCGCTGAGTCCCAGACCGAGGAGGGTGAGGCTCTGCGCCACGACGACCAGTTCCAGTACGTCGCTGCCTGGGAGTGGACGGGTGAGGGTCACAAGCCGACCCTGCACAAGGAGCCGCTGGTCTACAAGTCCATCCAGGTCAAGCAGAGGAGCTACAAGTGA
- a CDS encoding succinate dehydrogenase cytochrome b subunit, giving the protein MAVTGIILILFLLMHMFGNLKLLASNQEFNDYASFLRTILNPILPGESFLWIFRIFMLLAIVLHIWSAARVTKQRRIGTGGAGRYSVKKNLSPENTYAARTMYWGGWIIFLFLILHLLQFTISPDLLNNPPTDAAGRAGMVLTAFGHWWFVLIYLIAIIAVCMHVSHGFWSAFATLGVNVSGTARAVLRVCSWIVAIVILVGFMVPPFLILFGVIS; this is encoded by the coding sequence ATGGCTGTCACCGGCATCATCTTGATCCTCTTCCTGCTCATGCACATGTTCGGCAACTTGAAGTTGCTCGCTAGCAACCAGGAGTTCAACGACTACGCCAGCTTCCTGCGTACGATTCTCAACCCGATCCTTCCGGGGGAGTCGTTCCTGTGGATCTTCCGGATCTTCATGTTGCTGGCGATTGTGCTGCACATTTGGTCGGCGGCTCGCGTGACCAAGCAGCGCCGTATCGGCACCGGTGGCGCCGGACGTTACTCCGTGAAGAAGAACCTCTCCCCGGAGAACACCTACGCGGCCCGCACGATGTACTGGGGCGGGTGGATCATCTTCCTGTTCCTCATCCTTCACCTGCTGCAGTTCACCATCAGCCCTGATCTGTTGAACAACCCGCCGACTGACGCGGCCGGGCGTGCAGGCATGGTGCTCACGGCCTTCGGCCACTGGTGGTTCGTGCTCATCTACCTCATCGCCATCATCGCGGTGTGCATGCACGTTTCCCACGGTTTCTGGAGCGCCTTCGCGACCCTCGGTGTCAACGTCTCCGGTACTGCTCGCGCTGTGCTGCGCGTGTGCTCCTGGATCGTCGCCATCGTGATCCTCGTGGGCTTCATGGTTCCTCCCTTCCTGATCCTGTTCGGGGTGATCTCCTGA
- the trmD gene encoding tRNA (guanosine(37)-N1)-methyltransferase TrmD, which yields MRLDYLSIFPGYFDVLGISLVGKAADNGMVEVHAHDLRDWTHDRHRSADDTPCGGGAGMVMKPDPWGEAFDEIIGTQPDPSVHVIFPTPSGVPFTQPAAQELSTVTRIVFCCGRYEGIDHRVIDYARKLWTVHELSLGDYVVNGGEVAALAITEAVVRLIPGFMGNPESLAEESFSPGQEGLLEYPVFTRPVSWRGMDVPEVLMSGHHGRIAEWRREESLRLTRQRRPDLTDEDSGR from the coding sequence ATGAGGCTGGACTATCTGTCGATCTTCCCCGGATACTTCGACGTCCTCGGCATCTCCTTGGTGGGTAAGGCGGCCGACAATGGCATGGTCGAGGTCCACGCCCATGACCTGCGTGACTGGACCCATGATCGTCATCGCAGCGCCGATGACACCCCGTGCGGCGGTGGCGCCGGCATGGTGATGAAGCCTGATCCGTGGGGTGAGGCCTTCGACGAGATCATCGGTACCCAGCCCGATCCATCGGTCCACGTCATCTTCCCGACCCCTTCCGGCGTCCCTTTCACCCAGCCGGCAGCCCAGGAACTGTCGACGGTCACCCGGATCGTCTTTTGCTGTGGGCGTTACGAGGGGATCGACCACCGGGTCATCGACTACGCACGAAAGCTGTGGACCGTCCATGAATTGAGCCTGGGTGACTACGTCGTCAATGGGGGAGAGGTTGCTGCTCTGGCCATCACGGAGGCCGTCGTCCGTCTGATCCCCGGATTCATGGGCAATCCCGAGTCCCTGGCGGAGGAGTCGTTCTCCCCGGGCCAGGAAGGACTCCTGGAGTACCCGGTGTTCACCCGACCGGTGTCATGGCGGGGGATGGACGTACCCGAGGTTCTCATGAGCGGGCATCACGGCCGTATCGCTGAGTGGAGACGGGAGGAGTCGTTGCGGCTGACTCGGCAGCGTCGTCCGGACCTGACTGACGAGGATTCAGGGAGATGA
- the rimM gene encoding ribosome maturation factor RimM (Essential for efficient processing of 16S rRNA): protein MQQQATVEAVVGRVGRAHGLRGDVVVEVRTDEPDERFGVGATVRIEGTRRELTVARSRWAKNSLIVAFTQVADRNGAEELRGSVLVVDVVADEEPDDPDEFWDRQLRGLVVVDQAGQRRGSVKDVLHMPAQDVLVIDVDGEQHLVPFVSQLVPTVDLAAGHVVVTSVPGLLDDDAEEAR, encoded by the coding sequence GTGCAGCAGCAGGCAACGGTGGAGGCTGTCGTTGGCCGGGTGGGGCGCGCCCACGGCCTGCGAGGAGACGTCGTCGTCGAGGTGCGTACCGACGAGCCCGACGAGAGGTTCGGCGTCGGCGCGACGGTGCGCATCGAAGGGACGCGGCGGGAGTTGACGGTTGCCAGGTCACGCTGGGCCAAGAACAGCCTCATCGTCGCGTTCACGCAGGTGGCCGATCGCAATGGCGCCGAGGAGTTGCGCGGTTCAGTGCTGGTGGTCGACGTCGTGGCCGATGAGGAACCTGATGATCCAGATGAGTTCTGGGATCGCCAGTTGCGCGGGCTGGTCGTGGTTGACCAGGCCGGTCAGAGGCGGGGGTCCGTCAAGGATGTTCTTCACATGCCGGCTCAGGATGTGCTCGTCATTGATGTCGACGGTGAGCAACATCTGGTGCCGTTCGTCAGTCAGCTCGTTCCCACCGTCGACCTTGCTGCCGGTCATGTCGTCGTCACTAGTGTCCCAGGGCTTCTCGACGACGACGCCGAGGAGGCGAGGTGA